One Procambarus clarkii isolate CNS0578487 chromosome 15, FALCON_Pclarkii_2.0, whole genome shotgun sequence DNA segment encodes these proteins:
- the LOC123759133 gene encoding MAGE-like protein 2 produces the protein MEGRRPFALYGIWHINTPHIWHYTMEVRGAYSRESTTDTTTSVDTATRAKPSVNNLCLVDSYSHPPLKSQPLSHPPLKSQPLSHPPLKSQPLSHPPLKSQPLSHPPLKSQPLSHPPLKSQPLSHPPLKSQPLSHPLLKSQPLSHPPLKSQPLSHPPPKSQPLSHPPPKSQPLSHPPLKSQPLSHPPLKSQPLSHPPLKSQPLSHPPLKSQPLSHPPLKSQPLSHPPLKSQPLSQPPLKSQPLSHPPLKTTQWLKELTKDSYQIK, from the exons ATGGAGGGACGTCGGCCCTTCGCTCTCTATGGCATCTGGCATATCAACACACCTCATATATGGCACTACACTATGGAAGTACGTGGTGCCTACAGCCGGGAgagcaccacagacaccaccaccagcgtcgacACGGCCACCAG AGCCAAGCCATCAGTCAATAACCTCTGTCTAGTGGATAGCTACTCCCATCCACCGCTGAAGAGTCAGCCACTCTCCCATCCACCGCTGAAGAGTCAGCCACTCTCCCATCCACCGCTGAAGAGTCAGCCACTCTCCCATCCACCGCTGAAGAGTCAGCCACTCTCCCATCCACCGCTGAAGAGTCAGCCACTCTCCCATCCACCGCTGAAGAGTCAGCCACTCTCCCATCCACCGCTGAAGAGTCAGCCACTCTCCCATCCACTGCTGAAGAGTCAGCCACTCTCCCATCCACCGCTGAAGAGTCAGCCACTCTCCCATCCACCGCCGAAGAGTCAGCCACTCTCCCATCCACCGCCGAAGAGTCAGCCACTCTCCCATCCACCGCTGAAGAGTCAGCCACTCTCCCATCCACCGCTGAAGAGTCAGCCACTCTCCCATCCACCGCTGAAGAGTCAGCCACTCTCCCATCCACCGCTGAAGAGTCAGCCACTCTCCCATCCACCGCTGAAGAGTCAGCCACTCTCCCATCCACCGCTGAAGAGTCAGCCACTCTCACAGCCACCGCTGAAGAGTCAGCCACTCTCCCATCCACCGCTGAAGACCACTCAGTGGTTAAAGGAGCTTACAAAAGACAGTTACCAGATAAAATAA